Genomic window (Tardiphaga sp. vice304):
TTTCGGGGTGATCTGACACGGGGATGGCGGAGCACAAATAAAAATGAATCCGGCTGGGAGGCATCAACCATCGGTGATGTGGCCACCATAGCCAGCGGCCAGACGCCAAAAGGTATTGAAGACGCACTTTCTGCAAATGGTGAAATATCCTGGTTCAAGGTCTCAAGCATGAACGAGGCCGCGAATTTGGAGGGTCTTCGTTCTTCTCAATTCCGCCTTTCACGCAACAAAGCAATGGCCCTTGGGCTGCGGATGTATGAGCCGGGATCAATCACTTTTCCAAAGAGAGGTGGGGCGATCGCTACAAACAAGAAGCGACGACTTCTGGTCGCGGGTGCTCTTGATCTAAATCTTATGGTGCTTACCGCCCGGAAGGTCACCCCAGAATTTCTCTGGTGGTGGATGGACAAACTGGATTTATCAACAATCAGCAACGGCTCAAATGTTCCGCAGATAAACAACGGAGACATCGCGCCGCTCGCTATCCAAGTTCCACCAATTGCGGAGCAGAATGAAATCTGTCGGCGCATTCAAGCAGCCGTTTCTTGGATCGACCGTCTCGTGACCGAAACCACGAGCGCCCGCAAGCTAATTGTTCATCTCGACCAAGCCATCCTAGCCAAAGCATTTCGGGGTGAACTTGTCCCGCAGGACCCCAACGATGAACCCGCAAGTGTTCTGTTGGAGCGGAACAAGGCAGAACGAGCAGGTCAGGTGTCAACAAAGCGTTCAAAGCGGGCCAGGAAGTAGCTTCCCAGAATAATTGAGGTCGCTCTGTGACTGAGATAGACGCATTTTCCTTAACCACGGTTCCTGTTGAGCAGCTTGCTAACAATACCTCGATGGGAAATGCGACCGCTTTCGTCTGGAAGCAGGGTGCCCAGCACTACCTGATAACGAATTGGCATGTAGTCACAGGTAGAAATACAAGAACCCGAGTTCTTGAAACCCCGGCTGCGCCCGACACGCTTCGATGTCTTTTCAATATCCGCATCGGAGATTTCGGAAAGCAAAAATGGGACATTCGAATTCGAGATGAAAATCATCAACCTTCGTGGCTCATTCGGCCCGGTATGCCCGGCGTCGATGTTGTGGCGATCCCCATTCCGATGACAGGAAACGATCCGGTCATAAACATGTACCCAATCAATACTCTTCTTTCGAAGCCGCTCAGAGTAAAAATTGGAATGGATGTCTTTGTACTTGGCTATCCGTTCGGAAATGCGCCCCCAGCTTTCCCGGTTTGGAAACGCGGTAGCATTGCCTCGGAGCCCGATATCGTTCGGATGACAACCGGCTATTATCTTGTCGATACAGCCTCCCGCCCGGGAATGTCTGGCGCGCCGGTAATTCTTCAAAACTGGACGAACGACTACGTCGAAGGGTCAGTGCGCGCGTTCAATGATATGCCAGCCACCAACTTTATCGGCGTTTACTCAGGCCGTCTGCATTCGGCAAAGGAAGAAGCCCAGATTGGAATGGTATGGCATGCGTCGTTTGTTGAAGAAATCATCGCGATGAACACGCTTGATACCTGAAGCCTACTCGGCCATGTCCACAAAAGCTGTCCATTAGACGGTGTGTCAGAATTCAGCAATTATGGGACGCCAACCATTCAGCGCAAAATCAATGGCTTGCTTGTGTCATATATCCGTGTCATAATTGAGCATGAAAATCGGATATGCGCGCGTGAGCACTGTCGGCCAATCGACCGATGGTCAGGTCGAGCAACTTCGTGCGGCAGGCTGCGGTCAGATCGTGGAAGAGACTGCCAGCGGCGCTGCCTCAGATCGCCCAGCCCTCCGCAAACTTCTTCAGTCGTTAGGTCCTGGAGATTCCCTGGTCGTCGTTCGACTAGACCGATTGGCAAGATCAACAATCGATCTCCTCACCATGTTGAAAACTGTCGCAGA
Coding sequences:
- a CDS encoding S1 family peptidase, which produces MTEIDAFSLTTVPVEQLANNTSMGNATAFVWKQGAQHYLITNWHVVTGRNTRTRVLETPAAPDTLRCLFNIRIGDFGKQKWDIRIRDENHQPSWLIRPGMPGVDVVAIPIPMTGNDPVINMYPINTLLSKPLRVKIGMDVFVLGYPFGNAPPAFPVWKRGSIASEPDIVRMTTGYYLVDTASRPGMSGAPVILQNWTNDYVEGSVRAFNDMPATNFIGVYSGRLHSAKEEAQIGMVWHASFVEEIIAMNTLDT
- a CDS encoding restriction endonuclease subunit S → MPAVRDITGEIEGAQDRPFSEVSKGYTHFQTGDVIFAKITPCMENGKIAVARKLTGGLACGSTEFHVLRPLGDISPDFIWRFLRQKSFRADAEAAMTGAVGQRRVPLDYLKAQMLPLPPLNEQRRIVKKIDGLTAQSRYANDHLNHIPRLVEKYKQAILAAAFRGDLTRGWRSTNKNESGWEASTIGDVATIASGQTPKGIEDALSANGEISWFKVSSMNEAANLEGLRSSQFRLSRNKAMALGLRMYEPGSITFPKRGGAIATNKKRRLLVAGALDLNLMVLTARKVTPEFLWWWMDKLDLSTISNGSNVPQINNGDIAPLAIQVPPIAEQNEICRRIQAAVSWIDRLVTETTSARKLIVHLDQAILAKAFRGELVPQDPNDEPASVLLERNKAERAGQVSTKRSKRARK